In one window of Cynocephalus volans isolate mCynVol1 chromosome 6, mCynVol1.pri, whole genome shotgun sequence DNA:
- the PPL gene encoding periplakin isoform X3 — protein MLTRWRRTSWTLRPRCRVIWPSCRRVGSPSTRTWPCRSIRQLKERVTNLCRKHKQIYTLAVKEVDPQVNWAALVEEKLDKLSSQSFETELPLVDQQVEQHNIFHNEVKAIGPHLAKDGDKEQNSELQAKYQKLLAASQARQQHLNSLQDYMQRCTNELYWLDQQARGRMQYDWSDRNLDYPSRRRQYENFINRNLEAKEERINKLHSEGDQLLVAEHPGRNSIEAHMEAVHADWKEYLNLLICEESHLKYMEDYHQFHKDVKDAQELLRKVDSDLDQKYSPDFKDRYQIELLLRELDDQEKALDKYEDVVRGLQKRGQQVVPLKYRRETPLKPIPVEALCDYECDEGLISRGYSYTLQKNNGESWELLDGAGNKITAPAVCFMIPPTDPETLALADSLGSQYRSVRHKAAGSKRALQQRHEVLKAENPGADASDLQGRQLLAGLDKVASDLDRQEKAITGILRPPLEQGRAVQDSAERAKDLKNVTNELLQIEPEKAQSMAECEAFVQAFPGSGTAPLLRTRLKDTNHKYEHLVQLLDSAQEKVGVANHLEKSLQQGRELLAMHENQLAQDNTVPESGHALDSKRQELAAMASELQAQKSLLGEVERNLQAVKQCSSTLASRFQEHCPDLERQEAEVHKLGQRFDNLRQQVDHRAQSLQSARAAYDTYCSGRDRVLHFLSSIPSYEPRETDSLSQMETKLNNQKNLLDEISSKEQEVHKVCTNSQQYQQAVKDYELEAEKLRSLLDLENGRNVSKRARLQSPATRVKEEEAALAAKFTEVNAINRQRLQNLEFALNLLRQQPEAEMTHETLQGSKPGSRVEETWKIQKELDEESERRQQLENEVKSAQEEIWTLQNQRPQESVVRKEVLKKVPDPVLDESFQRLQQTLAEEQHKNQLLQEELEALQLRLRALEQETRDGGQEYVVKEVLRIEPDRAQADEVLQLREELEVLRRQKSAREAEVLLLQQRVATLAEEKSRVQEKVTEKEVVKLQNDPELEAEHRQLQEEHQREGALREKQEEELHFLQDKLKRLEKERAMAEGKITVKEVLKVEKDMATEREVSNLTCQYEDEAAKFRASQREKTELLRKIWALEEENAKVVVQEKVREIVRPDPKAESEVANLRLELVEQERKYRGAEEQLKSYQSELEALRRRGPQVEVKEVTKEVIKYKTDPEMEKELQRLREEIFDKTRLIERCDLEIYQLKQEIQSLKDTKPQVQTKEVVQEILQFQEDPQTKQEVESLRAKLSEEQKKQVDLERERAAQEEKIQQKEEELSQVKERVVQQEVVRYEEEPGLQAEVSAFTESIDMELQHIDKLRAELRRLQRRRGELERQLEELERERQARREAEREVQRLRQQLATLEQEEAKAHEKVTRKQKVVLQQDPQQAREHTLLKLQLEEEQHRRQLLEGELETLRRKLATLEKAEVKEKVVFSESIQVEKGDTEQEIQKLKKSLEEESRRKRELDAEISQLEAKLSELEFHNSKSSKELDFLREENHKLQLERQNLQLETRRLQSEIEMVATETRDLRNTMAVDAGSNLDSRLSSLERELDDLKRLSKDKDLEIDELQKRLGSVAIKREQRENHLRRSIVVIDPDTGRELSPEEAHRVGLIDWNMFVKLRSQECDWEEISMKGPNGESSVIHDRKSGKKFSIEEALQNGRLTPAQYDRYVNKDMSIQELAVLVSGRK, from the exons GCGGCATCGCAGGCACGGCAGCAGCACCTGAATTCGCTGCAGGATTACATGCAGCGCTGCACCAATGAGCTGTACTGGCTGGACCAGCAGGCCAGGGGCCGCATGCAATACGACTGGAGCGACCGCAACCTCGACTACCCCAGCCGTCGTCGCCAGTACGAG AATTTCATCAACCGGAACCTAGAGGCCAAAGAGGAGAGAATCAACAAGCTGCACAGTGAGGGTGACCAGCTCCTAGTGGCTGAGCACCCCGGGAGGAACTCCATTGAG GCGCACATGGAAGCTGTGCATGCAGATTGGAAGGAGTACCTGAACCTGCTCATCTGCGAGGAGAGCCACCTGAAGTACATGGAGGACTACCACCAG TTCCATAAAGACGTGAAGGATGCTCAGGAGCTGCTGCGCAAAGTGGACTCCGACCTAGATCAGAAATACAGCCCCGACTTCAAGGACCGATACCAGATCGAGCTGCTGCTGCGGGAGCTGGAC GACCAGGAGAAGGCTCTGGACAAGTACGAGGACGTGGTGCGGGGGCTGCAGAAGCGAGGGCAGCAGGTGGTGCCCCTCAAGTACCGCCGGGAGACGCCGCTCAAGCCCATCCCCGTGGAGGCGCTCTGTGACTATGAGTGTGATGAG GGCCTGATCTCTCGGGGCTACAGCTACACTCTGCAGAAGAACAATGGGGAGAGCTGGGAGCTCCTGGACGGTGCCGGGAACAAGATCACGGCTCCAGCTGTCTGCTTCATGATCCCCCCCACCGACCCTGAGACCCTGGCTCTGGCTGACAG CCTGGGCAGCCAGTACCGGAGTGTGCGGCACAAGGCGGCTGGGAGCAAGCGCGCGCTCCAGCAGCGGCACGAGGTCCTGAAGGCGGAGAACCCTGGAG caGATGCCTCTGACCTGCAGGGGCGGCAGCTGCTGGCTGGCTTGGACAAGGTGGCCAGCGACCTAGACCGGCAGGAGAAGGCCATCACAGGGATCCTGCGGCCACCGCTGGAGCAGGGCCGGGCTGTGCAGGACAGTGCCGAGAGGGCCAAGGACCTCAAG aaCGTCACCAACGAGCTGCTGCAGATTGAGCCCGAGAAGGCGCAGAGCATGGCCGAGTGCGAGGCCTTTGTCCAGGCCTTCCCGGGCAGTGGCACTGCCCCCTTGCTGAGGACCCGGCTGAAGGACACCAACCACAAATATGAGCACCTGGTGCAGCTGCTGGACTCGGCCCAGGAGAA GGTGGGTGTGGCCAACCACCTGGAGAAGAGCCTGCAGCAGGGCCGGGAGCTGCTGGCCATGCACGAGAACCAGCTGGCCCAGGATAACACAGTGCCTGAGAGCGGCCACGCCCTGGACAGCAAGAGGCAGGAGCTGGCG GCCATGGCCTCTGAGCTGCAGGCCCAGAAGTCCCTCCTGGGTGAGGTGGAGAGGAACCTGCAGGCAGTCAAGCAGTGCTCGAGCACGCTGGCCAGCCGCTTCCAGGAGCACTGCCCCGACCTGGAGCGCCAGGAGGCCGAGGTGCACAAGCTGGGCCAGCGCTTCGACAACCTGCGCCAGCAGGTGGACCACAG GGCCCAGAGCCTGCAGAGTGCCAGGGCTGCCTACGACACTTACTGCAGCGGCCGTGACCGAGTGCTCCATTTCCTGTCCAGCATCCCCAGCTACGAGCCCCGGGAGACAGACAGCCTCAGCCAGATGGAGACCAAGCTGAACAATCAGAAG AATCTGCTAGATGAGATATCAAGTAAAGAACAGGAAGTACACAAGGTCTGTACCAACTCCCAGCAGTACCAGCAGGCTGTAAAG GACTACGAGTTAGAAGCAGAGAAACTACGGTCACTTCTTGACTTGGAGAATGGAAGGAACGTGAGCAAGAGGGCCAGACTCCAGTCTCCTGCCACCAGAGTGAAGGAGGAG GAAGCGGCTCTGGCTGCAAAGTTCACTGAAGTTAATGCCATCAACAGACAGAGGCTGCAGAATCTGGAGTTTGCTCTGAATCTCCTGAGACAG CAGCCGGAGGCAGAAATGACCCATGAGACACTGCAAGGGAGCAAGCCGGGGTCCAGGGTGGAAGAGACATGGAAGATTCAGAAGGAGCTGGATGAGGAGAGCGAGCGGAGGCAGCAGCTGGAGAATGAGGTCAAGAGCGCCCAGGAGGAAATCTGGACACTGCAGAACCAGAGGCCTCAGGAGTCGGTGGTGAGGAAGGAGGTGCTGAAGAAGGTACCAGATCCTGTGCTGGACGAGAGCTTCCAGCGGCTGCAGCAGACCCTGGCGGAGGAGCAGCATAAGAACCAGCTGCTGCAGGAGGAGCTGGAGGCACTGCAGCTTCGGCTGCGTGCCCTGGAGCAGGAGACCAGGGATGGGGGGCAGGAGTATGTGGTCAAGGAGGTCCTGCGCATTGAGCCTGACAGAGCCCAGGCGGACGAGGTCCTGCAGCTCCGGGAGGAGCTGGAGGTGCTGAGGCGGCAGAAGAGCGCCCGGGAGGCAGAGGTGCTCCTGCTGCAGCAGCGTGTGGCTACTCTAGCTGAGGAGAAGAGCCGGGTGCAGGAGAAGGTCACCGAGAAGGAGGTGGTGAAGCTGCAGAATGACCCTGAGCTGGAGGCGGAGCACCGGCAGCTGCAGGAGGAGCACCAGCGGGAGGGCGCGCTCAGGGAAAAGCAAGAGGAGGAGCTGCACTTCCTCCAGGACAAGCTCAAGAGGCTGGAGAAGGAGCGGGCCATGGCAGAGGGCAAGATCACCGTCAAGGAGGTGCTCAAGGTGGAAAAGGACATGGCCACCGAGAGGGAGGTCAGCAACCTCACCTGCCAGTACGAGGATGAAGCCGCCAAGTTTCGTGCCAGCCAGAGGGAGAAGACCGAGCTGCTCCGAAAGATATGGGCCTTGGAGGAAGAAAATGCCAAAGTGGTGGTGCAGGAGAAAGTGCGGGAGATCGTGCGGCCAGACCCCAAGGCAGAGAGCGAGGTGGCCAACCTCCGCCTGGAGCTTGTGGAGCAGGAGCGGAAATACAGGGGAGCCGAGGAGCAGCTTAAGAGCTACCAGAGCGAGCTGGAGGCCCTCAGGAGGCGGGGCCCCCAGGTCGAAGTCAAAGAAGTGACCAAGGAAGTCATTAAGTACAAGACCGACCCTGAGATGGAGAAAGAGCTTCAACGGCTCCGGGAGGAGATCTTCGACAAGACCAGACTGATCGAAAGGTGTGATTTAGAGATCTACCAGCTGAAGCAGGAAATCCAGTCCCTGAAAGACACCAAGCCTCAGGTCCAGACCAAAGAGGTGGTCCAGGAGATCCTCCAATTCCAGGAAGACCCCCAAACCAAACAGGAAGTGGAGTCTCTGAGGGCAAAGCTGTCAGAAGAACAGAAGAAGCAAGTGGATCTGGAAAGGGAGAGGGCTGCCCAGGAAGAGAAGATCCAGCAGAAGGAGGAGGAGCTCTCGCAGGTGAAGGAAAGAGTGGTGCAGCAGGAGGTGGTCAGGTACGAGGAGGAGCCGGGCCTGCAGGCCGAGGTGAGCGCCTTCACAGAGAGCATCGACATGGAGCTGCAGCACATCGACAAGCTGCGTGCTGAGCTGCGGCGCCTGCAGCGCCGGCGTGGGGAGCTGGAGCGGCAGCTGGAGGAGCTGGAGCGTGAGCGGCAGGCACGCAGGGAGGCTGAGCGCGAGGTGCAACGCCTGCGGCAGCAGCTGGCCACACTGGAGCAGGAGGAGGCTAAGGCCCATGAGAAGGTGACCCGCAAGCAGAAGGTGGTCCTGCAGCAGGACCCCCAGCAGGCCAGGGAGCACACCCTGCTCAAGCTGCAGCTGGAGGAAGAGCAACACCGGCGGCAGCTGCTGGAAGGTGAGCTCGAGACCCTGAGAAGGAAGCTGGCCACCCTGGAGAAGGCTGAGGTCAAGGAGAAGGTGGTCTTCTCTGAGAGCATCCAGGTGGAGAAAGGCGACACTGAGCAAGAGATCCAGAAGCTCAAGAAGAGCCTGGAGGAGGAGAGCCGAAGGAAGAGGGAGCTGGATGCCGAGATCAGTCAGCTGGAAGCCAAGTTATCCGAGCTGGAATTCCATAACTCCAAGTCATCCAAGGAACTGGACTTCTTGAGGGAAGAAAACCACAAATTACAGCTGGAGCGACAAAACCTGCAGCTCGAGACCCGAAGGCTCCAATCGGAAATTGAAATGGTAGCAACAGAAACAAGAGACTTGAGGAACACGATGGCAGTGGATGCAGGGTCCAACCTTGACTCCAGACTGTCATCCCTGGAGAGAGAGCTGGATGACCTCAAGAGGCTCTCCAAGGACAAAGATCTTGAGATTGATGAGCTGCAGAAGCGCCTGGGCTCCGTGGCCATCAAGAGGGAACAGAGGGAGAACCATCTGCGACGCTCCATTGTGGTCATTGACCCCGACACAGGCCGCGAGCTGTCCCCCGAGGAAGCCCACCGGGTTGGACTCATCGACTGGAACATGTTTGTGAAACTCAGAAGCCAGGAGTGTGATTGGGAGGAGATATCCATGAAGGGTCCCAATGGGGAGTCTTCAGTGATACATGACAGGAAGTCTGGCAAGAAGTTCTCCATTGAGGAGGCCCTGCAGAATGGCAGGCTGACCCCTGCTCAGTATGACCGCTACGTAAACAAGGATATGTCCATTCAGGAGCTAGCAGTCTTGGTGTCAGGACGCAAGTAG